Proteins from one Camelina sativa cultivar DH55 chromosome 8, Cs, whole genome shotgun sequence genomic window:
- the LOC104706551 gene encoding uncharacterized protein LOC104706551, with protein MMLYLVLGSCIIGALLLVILLFLIYVIRELYYEAMGGRLEADKEARAEEEHLISPIRPSISTDCTVPVKWNSSRRQKGKADFCIGVEEAACHSADTITSGIPTSNQMYNGPHFKLRGPKDSDSD; from the exons atgatgttgtaTTTAGTCTTAGGATCCTGCATCATCGGAGCACTTCTTcttgttattcttctttttcttatttacgTAATCCGTGAGTTATATTATGAGGCCATGGGAGGACGACTGGAAG CTGATAAGGAAGCTAGAGCGGAAGAGGAACACCTTATAAGCCCGATCAGGCCTAGCATTTCAACTGATTGTACAGTTCCGG TCAAATGGAATTCATCAAGAAGACAAAAGGGAAAGGCCGATTTCTGCATAGGTGTTGAAGAAGCCGCCTGCCACAGCGCAGACACAATAACGAGTGGTATTCCAACAAGCAATCAAATGTACAATGGACCCCACTTTAAGTTGAGAGGACCAAAAGATAGCGATTCAGATTAG